Proteins encoded in a region of the Flammeovirga yaeyamensis genome:
- a CDS encoding peptidylprolyl isomerase, whose translation MNIKLSTILGGILTLISIASFAQTDAVPVDKIIAKVDNNIILLSEVEAGYQQMLSSGEYPKDKQAAKCQVLKNLIVNKIMYAKAQIDSVEVDNARVAEELERRMQYFILQAGSQEKLEKTLGASVNDLRDDLRDQVKEQMTVQTMQQQIISDVSITPKQVKKYFESIPKDSIPFLAAEVKVGQIVRNPKVSESEKEKARQQLLDIKKRIEAGEDFGVLAKQYSQDYGSARKGGDLGWHGRGELVPEFEEIALTIDPNEIADPVESDFGFHLIQLLERRGGRFRARHILIRPKSNYQDVKDAVSFLDSIRTLIAESDTLGFEKAVNLYSDDQPTRSNAGYFKNQVTGSSYMATDELDPVVFFAIDTMSVGNTSKPLKYRTEDGQQAVRIIYYSEYKPPHYANLKDDYQKLQQATLNSQKNQILEKWIKSAKNDVFIEIDPEFDACDVLDGI comes from the coding sequence ATGAATATCAAATTATCAACTATATTAGGAGGGATTTTAACGTTGATCTCCATAGCCTCTTTTGCACAAACAGACGCTGTTCCAGTAGATAAGATCATCGCTAAAGTGGATAATAACATCATTCTATTATCTGAAGTAGAAGCAGGTTACCAACAAATGTTGAGTAGTGGTGAGTATCCTAAAGACAAACAAGCAGCCAAGTGTCAGGTTTTAAAAAACCTTATTGTAAACAAGATCATGTATGCAAAGGCACAAATTGACTCTGTAGAGGTAGATAATGCTCGTGTAGCTGAAGAATTAGAAAGACGTATGCAATACTTTATTCTTCAGGCGGGATCTCAAGAGAAATTAGAAAAAACTTTGGGTGCATCGGTGAACGATTTGAGAGACGACTTGAGAGATCAGGTGAAAGAACAAATGACGGTTCAGACTATGCAACAACAAATTATCTCGGATGTGTCAATTACACCTAAACAGGTGAAGAAATACTTCGAGTCGATTCCAAAAGACAGTATTCCTTTTTTAGCGGCAGAAGTAAAAGTGGGACAGATTGTACGTAACCCTAAAGTTTCTGAGTCGGAAAAAGAAAAAGCAAGACAGCAGTTATTGGATATCAAAAAGAGAATTGAAGCAGGAGAAGATTTTGGCGTTTTAGCGAAACAGTATTCTCAGGATTACGGTTCTGCTAGAAAAGGTGGTGACTTAGGATGGCACGGTAGAGGTGAACTTGTACCAGAATTCGAAGAAATTGCCTTGACGATCGATCCGAATGAAATTGCTGATCCTGTAGAATCTGATTTCGGTTTCCACTTGATTCAATTATTGGAAAGAAGAGGTGGCCGATTCAGAGCGAGACACATTTTGATTCGTCCAAAATCAAATTACCAAGATGTAAAAGACGCTGTGTCTTTCTTGGATAGTATTAGAACATTAATTGCAGAATCGGATACTTTAGGATTCGAAAAAGCAGTAAACTTATATTCAGACGATCAACCAACAAGATCAAATGCTGGTTACTTTAAAAACCAAGTAACAGGATCGTCTTACATGGCAACGGATGAATTGGATCCGGTAGTATTCTTCGCTATTGATACAATGAGCGTTGGAAATACTTCTAAGCCTTTAAAGTATAGAACAGAAGATGGTCAGCAAGCGGTACGTATTATTTACTACTCAGAATACAAACCTCCGCATTACGCTAACTTGAAAGATGATTATCAAAAATTACAGCAAGCTACGCTGAATTCTCAGAAAAATCAGATTTTAGAGAAATGGATTAAATCGGCTAAAAACGATGTTTTCATCGAAATTGATCCAGAGTTTGATGCTTGTGATGTTTTAGATGGCATCTAA
- the prfB gene encoding peptide chain release factor 2, whose amino-acid sequence MNSAQLKELIGRVNDLERYLDIENKKSEIEEKEKVTTAAGFWDDPKAAEVVLKEIKGLKSWVVKFEEIKGMTEDLETLFEFFEAGDVDQEELDAEGLKTEEAIEALEVKKMLDAEEDGLSAIMEINSGAGGTESNDWVEMLFRMYKMWGESNGYKVKTVNIHEGEVVGMKQATLEFDGDFAYGYLKSEIGVHRMVRLSPFDSSGKRHTTFGSVFVYPIVDDSISIEVNPADITWETFRSGGAGGQNVNKVETAVRLRHTSGIIVECQQERSQLQNKEKAIKMLKSRLYQQEVEKRNAERAKVESSKKRVDFGSQIRNYTMHPYKLVKDIRTAVEKTDVQKVLDGDLNDFIKAYLMMN is encoded by the coding sequence ATGAATTCAGCGCAGCTTAAAGAACTTATCGGGAGAGTCAACGACTTGGAGAGATATCTTGATATTGAGAATAAAAAATCAGAAATAGAGGAGAAGGAAAAGGTGACAACTGCCGCAGGTTTTTGGGACGATCCAAAGGCAGCTGAGGTCGTATTGAAAGAAATTAAAGGCTTGAAATCTTGGGTCGTTAAATTCGAAGAAATCAAGGGTATGACAGAAGATTTGGAAACCTTATTTGAGTTTTTCGAAGCTGGAGATGTCGACCAAGAAGAGTTGGATGCTGAAGGTTTAAAAACTGAGGAAGCTATTGAAGCTTTGGAAGTAAAGAAAATGCTGGATGCTGAAGAAGATGGTCTTTCTGCTATTATGGAAATCAACTCTGGAGCTGGTGGTACCGAATCGAATGATTGGGTAGAAATGCTTTTCCGTATGTATAAAATGTGGGGAGAATCGAATGGTTACAAAGTAAAAACTGTAAATATCCACGAAGGAGAAGTTGTTGGTATGAAACAAGCTACTTTAGAATTTGATGGAGATTTCGCTTACGGTTACCTTAAATCCGAAATTGGCGTACACCGTATGGTTCGTTTAAGTCCGTTTGATTCAAGTGGAAAAAGACACACTACTTTCGGTTCTGTATTCGTCTACCCCATCGTAGATGATTCGATTTCTATTGAAGTCAACCCTGCCGATATCACTTGGGAAACATTTCGTTCTGGTGGTGCTGGTGGACAAAACGTAAACAAGGTAGAAACTGCCGTTCGTTTACGACATACTTCTGGTATTATCGTTGAATGTCAGCAAGAGCGTTCTCAATTGCAAAACAAGGAGAAGGCAATCAAAATGTTGAAATCGAGATTATATCAACAAGAAGTAGAAAAGAGAAATGCGGAAAGAGCAAAAGTGGAAAGTTCTAAGAAACGTGTGGACTTCGGTTCTCAGATTAGAAACTATACCATGCATCCCTATAAATTAGTAAAAGATATTAGAACAGCTGTTGAGAAAACAGATGTACAAAAAGTATTGGATGGAGATTTAAATGACTTCATCAAAGCGTATTTAATGATGAACTAG
- the amaB gene encoding L-piperidine-6-carboxylate dehydrogenase, with amino-acid sequence MNITLDFLKELGIEKRNPAFSTGRVFAELNSKRETRKIYSPTDGQLIAEVEMADQSDLEHIVQTAQSAFESWKVLPAPKRGEIVRQIGEELRKYKEPLGKLVTYEMGKIYQEGLGEVQEMIDICDFAVGQSRQLYGLEMKSERQDHRMFEQWHPLGLVGIISAFNFPVAVWSWNSMIAAIGGNVCIWKPSEKTPLTAIACQHILQDVLKNNDLPEGLFSYIIGDAEIGASMSHDSRFPLVSATGSTRMGKKVGAAVGARLGKSLLELGGNNALIITENANIEMAIRATVFGAVGTCGQRCTSTRRLIVHEAVYDQVKERLLKIYPSLSIGHPLDETKLVGPLIDEDSVTAFKNAIEKAKAEGGNLLIGGTSYTQDGLSNNYVHPAIVEASNDFEIVQEETFAPILYLIKYSGEIENAISIQNNVKQGLSSAVFTNHLLESEAFLSAAGSDCGIANVNIGTSGAEIGGAFGGEKETGGGRESGSDAWKAYMRRQTNTVNYGKVLPLAQGIKFDL; translated from the coding sequence ATGAACATCACTCTTGATTTTTTAAAAGAATTAGGAATTGAAAAACGTAACCCTGCCTTTTCTACAGGTAGAGTTTTTGCCGAGTTAAATTCAAAAAGAGAGACTCGTAAGATCTATTCACCTACCGACGGACAATTGATTGCTGAGGTTGAAATGGCCGATCAATCAGATTTGGAACACATCGTTCAAACTGCTCAATCTGCATTTGAAAGCTGGAAAGTTTTACCGGCGCCAAAACGTGGAGAGATTGTTCGTCAGATCGGAGAAGAATTAAGAAAATACAAAGAGCCTCTAGGTAAGCTCGTTACCTATGAAATGGGTAAGATCTATCAAGAAGGACTTGGTGAGGTGCAAGAAATGATCGATATCTGCGATTTTGCTGTTGGACAATCTAGACAATTGTATGGTTTAGAAATGAAGTCTGAAAGACAAGACCACAGAATGTTCGAGCAATGGCATCCGCTTGGGTTAGTAGGAATTATTTCTGCTTTCAACTTCCCTGTTGCCGTTTGGTCATGGAACTCAATGATTGCGGCTATCGGTGGTAATGTTTGTATCTGGAAACCTTCGGAGAAAACACCTCTTACGGCAATTGCTTGTCAACACATCCTACAAGATGTGCTAAAAAACAACGACCTCCCAGAAGGTTTATTTAGCTACATTATTGGTGATGCAGAAATTGGTGCTTCTATGTCGCACGATTCACGCTTCCCGCTTGTTTCGGCTACAGGGTCGACAAGAATGGGTAAGAAAGTAGGTGCTGCAGTAGGTGCTCGTTTGGGTAAATCACTTTTAGAACTAGGCGGAAATAATGCTTTAATCATCACAGAGAATGCTAACATAGAAATGGCTATTCGTGCTACTGTATTTGGTGCAGTAGGAACATGTGGTCAGAGGTGTACTTCTACTCGTCGTTTGATTGTACATGAGGCGGTTTATGATCAAGTAAAAGAACGTTTATTAAAAATATATCCGTCATTATCTATTGGACACCCTTTAGATGAGACAAAGTTAGTTGGGCCGCTAATTGATGAAGACTCGGTAACTGCTTTCAAAAATGCAATTGAGAAAGCGAAAGCTGAAGGAGGAAATCTTTTAATTGGCGGTACATCTTATACACAAGATGGCCTTTCGAACAATTATGTTCACCCTGCTATCGTAGAGGCTTCAAACGATTTTGAGATCGTACAAGAAGAAACATTCGCTCCTATCCTTTATTTAATTAAATACTCTGGGGAAATTGAAAATGCTATTTCCATCCAGAATAATGTTAAACAAGGGTTATCTTCTGCAGTGTTTACCAATCACTTACTGGAATCAGAAGCCTTTTTGAGTGCAGCAGGTTCTGACTGTGGTATTGCCAATGTAAACATCGGTACCTCGGGAGCTGAGATTGGAGGAGCCTTTGGTGGTGAAAAAGAAACTGGTGGCGGCAGAGAGTCGGGATCAGATGCTTGGAAAGCTTACATGAGAAGACAAACAAATACTGTCAACTATGGTAAAGTGTTACCACTAGCTCAAGGTATTAAATTTGACCTCTAG
- a CDS encoding response regulator gives MAQKKYYSVMLIDDNEIDNLINQKMIEASKISDNIFIHSGAKSAIEFLRNIEKLGDVADQILPELIFLDIDMPLMDGFQFLDLFNQLEEKTKEKCKIIMLTSSINPQDISRSQNYSYVKKYVNKPLTQKNLSGLEV, from the coding sequence ATGGCTCAAAAAAAATATTACTCAGTTATGTTGATTGACGATAATGAGATTGACAATCTTATTAATCAGAAAATGATTGAGGCTTCAAAAATTAGCGATAACATATTTATACATTCAGGTGCAAAAAGTGCTATTGAGTTTTTGCGTAATATCGAAAAGCTTGGTGATGTAGCTGATCAAATTTTGCCCGAATTAATATTCTTGGATATTGATATGCCTCTAATGGATGGTTTCCAGTTTCTAGACCTCTTCAATCAATTGGAAGAAAAAACAAAAGAAAAATGTAAGATTATAATGCTTACATCTTCTATCAACCCTCAAGATATCAGTAGATCTCAAAACTACAGTTATGTAAAGAAATATGTCAATAAACCTCTTACTCAAAAGAATTTGAGTGGACTAGAGGTGTAG
- a CDS encoding anthranilate synthase component II translates to MILLLDNFDSFTYNLVDYFTQLGKKVEVVRNDTPLDEITPYKYEAVVLSPGPETPDKAGNMMEVIKHYHKTHPILGICLGHQAIGEFFGGQVHKALKPMHGKMSRISCDTSTVVFDRIPEELTVVRYHSLILDHLPEEVEVIAQSQQNEVMAIQHKHLPIYGVQFHPEAILTEFGLDILKNWISSW, encoded by the coding sequence ATGATTTTATTATTAGATAATTTCGATTCATTTACTTACAACCTTGTAGATTATTTTACACAATTAGGTAAAAAAGTAGAAGTTGTAAGAAATGATACTCCTTTGGATGAAATTACTCCTTATAAATATGAGGCGGTGGTACTTTCTCCAGGTCCAGAGACCCCAGATAAAGCGGGGAATATGATGGAGGTGATTAAACATTACCATAAAACACACCCAATTTTGGGTATTTGTTTGGGGCATCAAGCAATAGGGGAGTTTTTTGGAGGGCAAGTGCATAAAGCACTAAAGCCCATGCACGGGAAAATGTCTAGAATAAGCTGTGATACATCGACTGTAGTATTTGATAGAATACCTGAAGAACTTACTGTAGTGAGGTATCACTCTTTAATTTTAGATCACTTACCTGAGGAAGTTGAAGTGATCGCACAATCCCAGCAAAATGAAGTAATGGCGATTCAACATAAGCACTTACCCATCTATGGTGTTCAGTTTCACCCAGAAGCGATTTTAACCGAATTCGGACTAGACATTTTGAAAAATTGGATAAGTTCTTGGTAG
- a CDS encoding CvpA family protein produces MTSYIRVTDIFLLGTIVYGAYKGFRRGFLLEIISTVVFIIGASLIFFGVAGAFSSSKSYFETPKSTVFFAYVVLFFGGTMALNLLGKWLQNKIDYSVLDDLDNVAALLLGGFKYALSLSVILGLFNSAGLGLPKDVTEDSVVYPKLLDLNDWVLDAGGTIMPSMKRYSKEIHELFEQNL; encoded by the coding sequence TTGACTTCATACATAAGAGTAACCGATATTTTTTTACTCGGCACGATTGTTTATGGAGCCTATAAAGGTTTTAGAAGGGGATTTTTATTAGAAATTATTTCGACAGTGGTATTCATCATTGGTGCTTCTCTGATATTTTTTGGAGTGGCAGGAGCTTTTTCTTCATCAAAATCTTACTTTGAGACACCAAAATCAACAGTGTTTTTTGCTTATGTTGTGCTTTTCTTCGGTGGAACTATGGCCCTTAACTTATTAGGGAAGTGGTTACAGAACAAAATCGATTATTCTGTACTGGACGACTTGGACAATGTCGCCGCTTTATTATTAGGTGGTTTTAAGTATGCCTTGTCATTATCAGTAATCTTGGGTTTGTTTAATTCTGCGGGATTAGGATTACCAAAAGATGTCACGGAAGATTCTGTAGTTTATCCTAAATTGTTAGACTTAAATGATTGGGTTTTAGATGCAGGAGGTACCATAATGCCAAGCATGAAACGGTACAGTAAAGAAATTCACGAATTATTTGAACAAAATTTATAA
- a CDS encoding GatB/YqeY domain-containing protein has translation MSLKDKIQDAMKAAMKAKDKATLGTLKQLKAKIQLAETAEGVGTVLTEEQELKLLMKEAKQRRESADTYKSGGREDLAEVELAELKVIESYLPQQMSEEEVEAAVKELVAAVGATSPKDMGKVMGAANKKFAGVADMKVVSAKVKAALS, from the coding sequence ATGAGCTTAAAAGACAAAATTCAAGACGCTATGAAGGCGGCAATGAAGGCAAAAGACAAGGCCACATTGGGTACTTTAAAACAACTAAAAGCAAAAATACAACTTGCAGAAACTGCAGAGGGAGTAGGTACTGTTTTAACTGAAGAGCAAGAGTTGAAACTATTAATGAAAGAGGCAAAACAAAGAAGAGAATCTGCCGATACCTACAAATCGGGTGGAAGAGAAGATTTGGCTGAAGTAGAATTGGCTGAATTGAAAGTGATAGAATCGTATTTGCCACAACAAATGTCAGAGGAAGAAGTAGAGGCGGCTGTAAAAGAATTAGTAGCAGCAGTAGGTGCCACTTCGCCGAAAGATATGGGTAAAGTAATGGGAGCGGCAAACAAAAAGTTTGCAGGTGTAGCTGATATGAAAGTAGTTTCTGCTAAAGTGAAAGCAGCTTTATCATAA
- a CDS encoding pyridoxine 5'-phosphate synthase, with protein sequence MTRLSVNVNKIATIRNARGGNNPNLEQVAKDAERFGAEGITIHPRPDERHITRKDTYDLKNVVTTEYNIEGNPEPRFMELVLDVVPEQATLVPDADDAITSNAGWDTITHKEFLTKVTADLKAKGIRVSIFVDPDPKMVEGAAACGADRVELYTEPYAANFHNDKEKAIAPYQEAAKKAVELGLGLNAGHDLDLDNLAYFHQNIEGLDEVSIGHALVCDALYYGLENTIQLYLKQLK encoded by the coding sequence ATGACACGCTTAAGTGTAAATGTAAATAAGATTGCCACTATTAGAAACGCTAGAGGAGGCAACAACCCTAACTTGGAACAAGTAGCAAAAGATGCGGAAAGATTTGGTGCTGAAGGAATTACTATTCACCCTAGACCAGACGAAAGACACATTACAAGAAAAGATACGTACGACCTTAAGAATGTAGTAACAACGGAATATAATATTGAAGGAAATCCTGAGCCTCGCTTTATGGAGCTAGTACTTGATGTTGTCCCAGAACAAGCCACTTTGGTTCCTGATGCCGACGACGCCATTACTTCTAATGCAGGTTGGGATACCATTACACATAAAGAGTTCTTGACAAAAGTAACTGCCGACTTAAAAGCCAAAGGTATTCGTGTTTCTATTTTTGTAGATCCTGATCCTAAAATGGTTGAAGGCGCTGCTGCATGTGGTGCTGACAGAGTAGAGTTATATACAGAACCTTATGCGGCAAACTTCCATAACGATAAGGAAAAAGCCATTGCACCTTATCAAGAAGCAGCAAAGAAAGCGGTTGAACTTGGTTTGGGTTTAAATGCTGGACATGATTTGGATTTAGACAATTTGGCTTATTTCCATCAAAATATCGAAGGTCTAGATGAAGTATCTATTGGACATGCATTGGTTTGCGATGCTTTATACTACGGTCTTGAAAATACTATTCAACTTTACTTAAAACAATTAAAGTAA
- a CDS encoding beta/alpha barrel domain-containing protein: MRWENIIADAKHLSDDEESVLQLIEMGHTFPLRGIHVSPYWVKKAARDLENDDTLIYTTIGGEEGSSLTQVKLFELEQAIKQGAFDIGVHLNMSAFRSNIQWCKIEFLQLSNTAHEKEKCISLSVPSKIFDQKEADQISALIKQNGVDGITLSEDNINYLPTFEKLDIEIKLKTNNLTKFQHLLQQNETALMLPYVNLS, encoded by the coding sequence ATGCGTTGGGAAAACATCATAGCGGATGCAAAGCATTTGAGTGATGATGAAGAAAGTGTGCTTCAGTTAATAGAAATGGGGCACACTTTCCCTTTAAGGGGGATTCATGTTTCTCCTTATTGGGTAAAAAAAGCCGCAAGAGATTTAGAAAATGATGACACTCTAATTTATACCACTATCGGTGGTGAAGAAGGATCTTCTCTAACTCAAGTAAAACTTTTTGAACTGGAACAAGCCATCAAACAAGGCGCTTTTGATATTGGTGTACATTTAAATATGAGTGCTTTTAGAAGTAATATTCAATGGTGTAAGATTGAATTTTTACAACTCTCTAACACGGCACATGAAAAAGAAAAATGCATCAGTTTGTCAGTTCCTTCTAAAATCTTCGACCAAAAAGAAGCTGATCAGATTTCAGCATTGATCAAACAAAATGGTGTGGACGGCATCACTTTATCAGAAGACAATATCAATTATCTTCCTACTTTCGAGAAGTTGGATATTGAAATCAAATTAAAGACAAATAATCTAACAAAGTTTCAGCATTTGTTACAACAAAATGAGACAGCTTTAATGCTTCCTTATGTCAATCTGTCATAA
- a CDS encoding trypsin-like peptidase domain-containing protein yields MKKTLLTIIISVLSGLSGAFLYIEFLQPQPTENNFAFASNTEAEQPVISSSKSVFPRDINADQLELSAFADAAEVSTQSVVYIVTYIKGYSNRKSWMELFFGPQGRQNNSRMAMGSGSGVIFTKDGYIVTNNHVVKGADKIEVIYNKRSYEAKLIGIDPSTDIALLKIDKEDLPAIQIASSKAVRVGDWVLAVGNPFNLTSTVTAGIVSAKGRKIGIMNDVFPIESFIQTDAAINPGNSGGALVNLHGDLVGINTAILSKTGSYAGYGFAVPSDIVAKVVNDLKKYGEVQKAFLGASIKEVDEKIAEKLQLKTIEGVVITKIEGGAAEKNKLEVGDVIISIDNFPIDSEAAYDEQLSYYVPGDKISLTIKRENKEIEKTVVLTNIDGTTEISEKNVYDAKEIGAKFTPLSKIEQSKLGLSNGIKIEEVANGGLISEMGLKKGMILVSINRYPLENPKDFSKIVSRIRGRVILEVVKQDRSHRYFSYYF; encoded by the coding sequence ATGAAAAAAACACTTCTTACCATTATCATTAGTGTTTTAAGTGGTTTATCGGGTGCATTTTTATACATAGAATTTTTACAGCCCCAACCAACTGAAAACAACTTCGCTTTCGCTTCCAATACAGAAGCTGAACAACCTGTTATATCTTCTTCAAAAAGTGTATTTCCAAGAGACATTAATGCTGATCAATTGGAATTATCTGCTTTTGCAGACGCAGCAGAAGTAAGCACACAATCCGTAGTTTACATTGTTACCTACATTAAAGGGTATTCCAATAGAAAATCTTGGATGGAATTGTTCTTTGGTCCACAAGGGCGTCAGAATAATTCTAGAATGGCCATGGGATCGGGCTCTGGTGTCATCTTCACAAAAGATGGATACATTGTAACGAACAATCACGTAGTGAAAGGAGCCGATAAAATTGAAGTGATTTATAATAAAAGATCTTATGAAGCGAAATTAATCGGTATAGATCCATCTACTGATATCGCTTTACTTAAAATTGATAAAGAGGATCTTCCTGCTATTCAAATCGCCTCATCCAAAGCGGTAAGAGTGGGTGATTGGGTATTAGCAGTAGGTAATCCATTTAACTTGACAAGTACCGTAACTGCTGGTATCGTGAGTGCAAAAGGCAGAAAAATTGGGATTATGAATGATGTCTTCCCTATTGAATCTTTTATACAAACCGATGCAGCAATTAACCCTGGTAACAGTGGTGGTGCTTTAGTAAACCTTCATGGTGATTTAGTGGGGATTAATACTGCTATTTTATCAAAAACTGGAAGTTATGCTGGTTATGGTTTTGCCGTACCTTCTGATATTGTTGCCAAAGTGGTGAATGACTTAAAGAAATATGGTGAAGTTCAGAAAGCATTCCTTGGGGCAAGCATCAAAGAGGTGGACGAAAAAATTGCTGAGAAGCTTCAGTTAAAAACTATTGAAGGGGTGGTTATCACCAAAATTGAAGGAGGAGCAGCTGAGAAAAATAAATTAGAAGTTGGGGATGTTATCATCTCAATTGACAACTTTCCTATTGATTCCGAAGCGGCTTATGATGAACAGTTAAGCTACTATGTCCCTGGAGATAAGATTAGTTTAACCATCAAAAGAGAAAATAAAGAAATAGAAAAAACAGTTGTTTTAACAAATATTGATGGTACAACTGAAATTTCTGAGAAGAATGTGTACGACGCCAAAGAAATTGGTGCTAAATTTACGCCGCTCTCAAAAATAGAACAATCCAAGCTTGGTTTATCAAACGGTATTAAAATCGAAGAAGTAGCCAATGGAGGATTAATTTCAGAGATGGGCTTGAAAAAAGGGATGATCTTGGTATCAATTAATCGATATCCATTAGAAAACCCTAAAGATTTTTCAAAAATAGTATCTCGAATTCGTGGTCGAGTGATTTTAGAAGTTGTGAAACAAGATCGATCACACAGATACTTTAGTTATTATTTCTAG
- the trxB gene encoding thioredoxin-disulfide reductase has protein sequence MEHVKTLIVGSGPAGYTAAIYASRANLKPLLYQGPQPGGQLTITNDVENFPGYPKGIMGPQMMMELQAQAERFGTDIRTGLVTGVKFNEKGPHVATIDEKTEISADTVIISTGASAKWLGLESETRLNGQGVSACAVCDGFFYRGQEVAVVGAGDSAAEEAHYLSNLCSKVHMIVRRDEMRASKIMQDRVIKKENIEIHWNSETQEVLGDDVVNGVRIINNKTQETTDLPVTGFFVAIGHKPNTDIFKGQLDMDDAGYLITQPDSTKTNIKGVFAAGDVQDTIYRQAVTAAGTGCMAALEAERYLTELED, from the coding sequence ATGGAACACGTAAAAACCCTAATTGTAGGTTCAGGACCTGCAGGCTACACAGCTGCAATTTATGCTTCAAGAGCGAACCTTAAACCACTTTTATACCAAGGCCCACAGCCTGGTGGTCAGTTAACTATTACTAACGATGTTGAGAACTTCCCTGGTTACCCTAAAGGAATCATGGGTCCTCAAATGATGATGGAACTGCAAGCACAAGCGGAACGTTTCGGAACAGATATCAGAACAGGTTTAGTAACTGGTGTGAAGTTTAACGAAAAAGGTCCTCATGTAGCGACTATCGACGAGAAAACTGAAATCTCTGCAGATACAGTAATTATTTCTACTGGTGCTTCTGCTAAATGGTTAGGTTTAGAGTCTGAAACTCGTTTGAACGGACAAGGTGTTTCTGCATGTGCAGTATGTGATGGTTTCTTCTACAGAGGTCAAGAAGTGGCTGTAGTTGGTGCTGGCGACTCAGCAGCTGAAGAAGCACACTACTTATCGAACTTATGTTCTAAAGTACATATGATTGTTAGACGTGACGAAATGAGAGCGTCGAAAATCATGCAAGATCGTGTGATCAAAAAAGAAAACATCGAGATTCACTGGAACAGCGAAACTCAAGAAGTTTTAGGTGATGACGTTGTAAACGGTGTTAGAATCATTAATAATAAAACTCAAGAAACTACTGACCTTCCTGTTACTGGTTTCTTCGTCGCTATTGGTCATAAACCTAACACTGACATTTTCAAGGGTCAGTTGGATATGGACGATGCAGGTTACTTGATTACTCAACCGGATAGCACAAAAACAAACATTAAAGGTGTTTTTGCTGCTGGTGATGTTCAAGATACGATTTACAGACAAGCAGTTACTGCTGCAGGTACTGGATGTATGGCCGCTTTGGAGGCAGAACGCTACCTTACAGAATTAGAAGACTAA